CCTGACCCATGACACCCGCGTGGCAAACTCCCGTTTCTTCGACGGTGATGTGACTCAGGTACCAAAATACGCACTGACCGTGGGCGTGGGTACGCTGCTTGACGCTGAAGAAGTGATGATTCTGGTGCTGGGCCATCAGAAAGCGCAGGCGCTGCAAGCGGCTGTGGAAGGCAACGTGAACCACATGTGGACCATCAGCTGTCTGCAGCTGCACCCGAAAGCGGTAATGGTGTGTGACGAGCCGTCCACCATGGAACTGAAAGTGAAGACACTGAAGTACTTCAACGAATTAGAAGCCGAAAATATTAAAGGTCTGTAATTGAATCCCCGTCCCTCTTCGGAGGGGCGGATGCATTTTTGACACCGGGGGTCGTATGTATGCATTAACCCATGGCCGAATTTATACCGGCCACGAAATTCTGGATGACCATGCAATGGTTATCGCCAATGGCCTGATTGAACGTATCTGCCCACAGGCCGATTTGCCGTCCGGGATTGAGCAACGCTCGTTAAATGGCGCCATTCTTGCTCCCGGTTTTATCGACGTCCAGCTGAACGGCTGTGGCGGCGTGCAGTTCAACGACAGCCCAGACGCGGTGACCGTTGAAACGCTGGAAATCATGCAGAAAGCCAACGAGAAATCAGGCTGCACCAGCTATCTGCCCACGCTGATTACCTCCAGCGATGAATTAATGAAGCAAGGTATCCGCGTGATGCGTGAATACCTGGCGAAATACCCGAATCAGGCGCTGGGTCTGCACCTGGAAGGGCCATGGCTGAACATCGTCAAGAAAGGCACGCACAATCCTGATTTCGTGCGTACGCCTGACCATGAGCTGGTCGATTTCCTGTGTGCCAACGCCGATGTGATTACCAAAGTCACCCTGGCCCCAGAAATGGTGCCTGCCGAGGTGATCACTCGTCTGGTTGACGCCGGAATTGTCGTCTCGGCTGGTCACTCCAACGCCACGCTGAAAGAAGCCAAAGTTGGTTTCCGCGCCGGGATCACCTTCGCCACGCATTTATATAACGCGATGCCTTACATCACCGGGCGCGAGCCAGGCCTGGCGGGCGCGATTTTCGATGAAGCTGACGTTTATTGCGGCATCATCGTTGACGGTCTGCACGTTGATTTCGCTAACGTACGTAACGCCAAACGCCTGAAAGGCGACAAGCTGTGTCTGGTCACCGACGCCACCGCGCCGGCAGGTGCACACATTGATGAGTTCATTTTTGCTGGTAAAACAATATACTACCGGGATGGACTGTGTGTGGATGAGAACGGCACGTTAAGCGGTTCAGCATTGACCATGATCGAAGGCGTGCGTAACCTGGTAGAACACTGTGGTATCGCGCTGGATGAAGTGCTGCGTATGGCAACCCTTTACCCGGCACGCGCTATCGGCGTGGACAAACAGCTGGGAAGCCTCGCACCAGGCATGGTAGCCAACCTGACCGCGTTCACTCGCGATTATAAAATCACTAAGACCATCGTTAATGGTAACGAGGTCGTTGCCGAGTAAGTAAAGTATGACATCAGGCGGACACGCTCAAATTGGTAATGTTGACCTCGTTAAACAACTTAACAGCGCGGCCGTTTACCGCCTGATTGATCAGCATGGTCCTATCTCGCGCATTCAAATTGCCGAACAGAGCCAGCTTGCTCCCGCCAGCGTGACCAAAATCACGCGTCAGTTAATCGAACGCGGCTTGATCAAAGAAGTCGATCAGCAGGCCTCCACCGGGGGCCGCCGCGCTATTTCGATAATCACTGAGACCCGCAATTTTCATGCTATCGGCGTGCGCCTTGGGCGTCATGACACCACCCTCACGCTCTACGATCTGAGCAGTAAAGTCATCGCCGAAGAGCACTACCCGCTGCCGGAGCGCACCCAGGAAACCCTGGAGCACGCGCTGCTCAACACCATCGCTACCTTTATTGAAAACAGCCAGCGCAAAATCCGCGAGCTGATCGCTATCTCGGTTATTCTGCCGGGACTGGTCGATCCGGAAAGCGGCGTTATCCGCTACATGCCGCATATTCAGGTCGAAAACTGGGGTCTGGTCGGCGCGCTGGAAAAACGCTTCAAAGTGACCTGCTTTGTCGGCCACGATATCCGCAGTTTAGCCCTCGCAGAGCACTACTTTGGTGCGACGCACGACTGCGATGACTCTATTCTGGTGCGCGTCCACCGCGGAACTGGCGCCGGAATCATCTCCAACGGCCGCATTTTTATCGGTCGTAATGGCAACGTCGGTGAGATTGGTCATATTCAGGTCGACCCGCTGGGCGAGCGCTGTCACTGCGGCAACTTTGGCTGTCTCGAAACCGTTGCCGCTAACGCCGCCATCGAACAGCGGGTGCGCCTGCTGTTGGAAAAAGGCTATCAGAGCAAAGTCTCGCTGGATGATTGTTCCATTAAAGCTATCTGCAAAGCCGCGAATAAAGGCGATGCGCTGGCCAGCGAAGTGATTGAACAGGTGGGTCGCCATCTGGGCAAAACCATCGCCATCGCCATTAACCTGTTTAACCCGCAGAAAGTGGTGATCGCCGGTGAAATTACCGACGCGGAAAAAATCCTGCTGCCTGCGATTGAAGGCTGCATTAATACTCAGGCGCTGAAAGCCTTCCGCCACAACCTGCCGGTAGTGAAATCTGAGCTGGATCACCGCTCCGCAATTGGCGCCTTCGCGCTCGTCAAACGCTCGATGCTCAACGGAATGCTGCTCCAGCGTCTGCTGGAAGGTTAACCGCCCTCTCCCTCCTCCCGCTGCACAGGCAGACGGGGGGATAATGTGTATAATTACGCCTTTCCTAAATTAGACGTCGGACAGTCCATGACCCTTCAGAACATCATTTGCGATATTGACGGCGTGCTGATGCACGATAACGTCGCCGTTCCTGGCGCTGCGGAGTTTTTGACCCGCGTGCTGGAGAAAGGCATGCCGCTGGTATTGCTGACTAACTACCCTTCACAAACCGGTCAGGACCTGGCCAACCGCTTCGCCACCGCAGGTGTCGACGTGCCGGACAGCGTCTTTTATACCTCAGCAATGGCAACGGCCGATTTCCTGCGTCGTCAGGAAGGTAAAAAAGCGTACGTGGTCGGCGAAGGCGCATTGATCCACGAGCTGTATAAAGCCGGGTTTACCATCACCGATGTGAATCCCGATTTTGTTATCGTGGGCGAGACGCGTTCCTTTAACTGGGAAATGATGCATAAAGCCGCCTTCTTCGTGGCAAACGGTGCGCGGTTCATTGCGACCAACCCGGATACCCACGGCCGCGGATTCTATCCGGCCTGTGGCGCATTGTGTGCTGGGATCGAGAAGATCTCCGGGCGCAAACCGTTTTACGTTGGAAAGCCAAGCCCGTGGATCATCCGCGCTGCGCTCAACAAAATGCAGGCCCATTCAGAGCAGACGGTTATCGTCGGCGATAACCTGCGCACCGACATTCTGGCGGGCTTCCAGGCCGGTCTGGAAACGATTCTGGTGCTCTCTGGCGTATCGACCGTGGATGACATCGACAGCATGCCGTTCCGACCGTCGTGGATTTATCCGTCGGTGGCCGAAATTGACGTAATCTGAATGAAAACCACGTCCCAGGGCGTGGTTTTCTGTTTCACACCGCTGCAAATCCCGCACTCATCTAATAAAAAACGCCATAAATTGCATAATCGTCAATAATGATGGCAATTCACTACGTCTTTTTCACTATTCTCTAATCCTCATTGCACTATTTTCTGTAACACCGGTAATTCTCTTGCGCACTCGCCCGCTTTACGGCATTTTTTAAGTCATGCAACGCCACAACAACACGCAACAGAATTAACGGAGAAGTCGCTATGTGTTCTATTTTCGGTGTACTGGATATCAAAACGGACGCGGTCGAACTGCGTAAAAAAGCGCTGGAACTGTCTCGCCTGATGCGCCATCGCGGCCCGGACTGGTCAGGCGTTTATGCCAGCGATAAAGCGATTCTGGCCCATGAACGTCTGTCTATTG
This DNA window, taken from Scandinavium goeteborgense, encodes the following:
- the nagA gene encoding N-acetylglucosamine-6-phosphate deacetylase — encoded protein: MYALTHGRIYTGHEILDDHAMVIANGLIERICPQADLPSGIEQRSLNGAILAPGFIDVQLNGCGGVQFNDSPDAVTVETLEIMQKANEKSGCTSYLPTLITSSDELMKQGIRVMREYLAKYPNQALGLHLEGPWLNIVKKGTHNPDFVRTPDHELVDFLCANADVITKVTLAPEMVPAEVITRLVDAGIVVSAGHSNATLKEAKVGFRAGITFATHLYNAMPYITGREPGLAGAIFDEADVYCGIIVDGLHVDFANVRNAKRLKGDKLCLVTDATAPAGAHIDEFIFAGKTIYYRDGLCVDENGTLSGSALTMIEGVRNLVEHCGIALDEVLRMATLYPARAIGVDKQLGSLAPGMVANLTAFTRDYKITKTIVNGNEVVAE
- the nagC gene encoding DNA-binding transcriptional regulator NagC, with the protein product MTSGGHAQIGNVDLVKQLNSAAVYRLIDQHGPISRIQIAEQSQLAPASVTKITRQLIERGLIKEVDQQASTGGRRAISIITETRNFHAIGVRLGRHDTTLTLYDLSSKVIAEEHYPLPERTQETLEHALLNTIATFIENSQRKIRELIAISVILPGLVDPESGVIRYMPHIQVENWGLVGALEKRFKVTCFVGHDIRSLALAEHYFGATHDCDDSILVRVHRGTGAGIISNGRIFIGRNGNVGEIGHIQVDPLGERCHCGNFGCLETVAANAAIEQRVRLLLEKGYQSKVSLDDCSIKAICKAANKGDALASEVIEQVGRHLGKTIAIAINLFNPQKVVIAGEITDAEKILLPAIEGCINTQALKAFRHNLPVVKSELDHRSAIGAFALVKRSMLNGMLLQRLLEG
- the nagD gene encoding ribonucleotide monophosphatase NagD, whose amino-acid sequence is MTLQNIICDIDGVLMHDNVAVPGAAEFLTRVLEKGMPLVLLTNYPSQTGQDLANRFATAGVDVPDSVFYTSAMATADFLRRQEGKKAYVVGEGALIHELYKAGFTITDVNPDFVIVGETRSFNWEMMHKAAFFVANGARFIATNPDTHGRGFYPACGALCAGIEKISGRKPFYVGKPSPWIIRAALNKMQAHSEQTVIVGDNLRTDILAGFQAGLETILVLSGVSTVDDIDSMPFRPSWIYPSVAEIDVI